In Salinibaculum sp. SYNS191, the genomic window GTCGAGCCGGTCGAACTCCGCGAGGAGGTCGAACACGTGGCGCTGGCTGGCGGCAAGCGCGTCCGCCCGACGGTGACGGTGCTGGTCTGCGAGGTGCTCGACGGCAACGTCGACCGGGCCGTGGACTACGCGGTGGGCGTCGAACTGGTTCACAACGCGTCGCTCGTCATCGACGACATCATCGACGAGTCGGAACTCCGCCGGGGGAGTTCGGCGGCGTGGATGGAGTACGGCCACGGGCCCGCGATTATCGCCTCCGACGGCCTGCTCGGCGAGGCGTTCGCCCTCTTTTCGGCCAGCGAGCGGGCGATGCAGGCCGTCGCCGAGGCGATGGTCGAACTCGGCGAGGGCGAGGCCATCGAACTCGTCGACCAGCCGGTCTCCGAGGAGGAGTACCTGGACCTGGCACGGCGCAAGACCGGCGCGCTGTTCCGGGCGGCGGCCGAACTCGGTGCAATCGCCGCCGACAGCGACGCCTACACCGTCGAGGCATTCGGCCAGTACGCCGAGCGGGTCGGCGTCGCCTTCCAGATGCGCGACGACGTGCTCGACGCGACGGCGGACGCCGAGCAACTCGGCAAGCCGACGGGTCACGACGCCGCGATGGACCGCCCGTCGCTGGTCGAGGTCACGGACCTGACCCCGGAGGAGGCCAACCAGCGGGCCCACGAGACGTCTGAGGCGGCGCTGGCCGCGCTGGCCTCGCTCGACGTCGAGGACTCCCAGGCGATGGACTACCTCCAGGACCTCGCGGAGTTCGTCGTCGTCCGCGAGCAGTAGCCACAACACCTTTTGGAGTGGCTGCGGGACAGTCGTGTATGGAACTCGGACTCGAAGCGCTCGTCGACCGACCCGACTCCCTCCGGCCGCGCCTTCGGCCGGTCGCAATCTGGCTGGGGCTGGTGACGTTTCTCGCCGGTGCCATCCGCCTCGGTGCGACCCTGGCCGGCGGCGCGGACCCGTTCACCGGCCCCGTGTTGCTGTTGCTCGGCGTCGCCCTCGTCGGCGGTGGCTTCGCGATGAATCCCACCACGCACGCGCTGGACCCGGACGTCGAATTCGACCGGGCGCGGCGGCACTTCGTCGTGGGCGTCTCCGCGCTCTTTCTGTTGCTCGCTGGCGGCGTCGTCGTGCTGGCGGCGCTCTGAGCGCCCGCCGAGCGCAGTCCTTATTCCGCCCGTCCGCAAAGTGGTGCGCAATGACCGTCATCGGTACCGTCGGCCTGCCGGGCAGCGGCAAGAGCGAGGCGGCCACCGTCGCCGCCGAACTCGACATCCCCGTCGTCACGATGGGCGACGTCATCCGCGAGGAGTGCCGCGACCGGGGGCTAGACCCGGCGACCCACCACGGCGAGGTCGCACAGGCGCTGCGCGAGGAGAACGGCCCCGGCGCCATCGCCGAGCGCTCGCTGCCCGTCATCGAGGACGCGCTCGAAGACGCCGACACCGTCGTCGTCGACGGCATCCGGTCGGACACCGAGGTCGACATCTTCGCGGAGGCCTTCGGCGACGCGTTCACGCTCGTGAGCATCGAGGCCCCCTTCGAGGCCCGCGCACAGCGGCTGGACCTGCGTGGACGCGATGCCAGCGCCGAGGAGGGCGGCGAGTCGCTGGCCGACCGCGACGAGCGCGAACTCGGCTTCGGCATGGGCGCGGCGATGGAGCAGGCCGACCTCACCATCGAGAACACGGGGACGCTGGCGGCTTTCCACGACCGCGTCCGGACGCTGCTGACCGAGGGGCCGGAGGCCCTCGTGGACGGTGCGTCATGATATACAGCATCGACGCCGAGATTACGGTCCCGGTCCGCGAGACGGAGGTAACGGACCGGGTGGCCGACGCTGTCACCAACCTCTTTCCCGGCGCGGACCTCGAACACAGCCACGGCGAACTCCGCGGAACGGTCCACGACCTCTCGCAGTTCTCCGAACTGCTACACCGCCAGGAGATTCTCGACACCGCCCGCGGCGTCTTCTTCGACAATCAGCGGGGCGACACCTTCACCTTCCGCGTGAAGAAGCAGGCGGCCTTCCAGGGCGTGGTCAACTTCGTCGTCGACGACCCCGGCGAACTCGGGGCCATCACCGTCCGGGTCCGCGTCGAGGAGCCGGGCGTCGAGGCCTTCGTCGACCACATCGCGCCGCCGACGGAGGACGGCAAGCCCGTCGACCCGGAGTAGACAGACGGGCCGTCCGCTACCGTCTCCTCCGGTAGCCCCGGACCTCTCGGCCAGTCGTCGCGGGTTTCATTACGTCGTGGAGCGACAGCCAACGTATCGATGCTTGCCCCCATTGCCGTCCGCGACGTCATGCAGACACCGGTCGAGACGATTCCGCCAGACGCCTCGGCGCGCACGGCCGCGACCCGTCTCCGCGAGGCCGGTATCGGCTCGCTGGTCGTCTGCGAGAACCGCTCGCCCGTCGGCATCGTCACCGACGTCGACGTGACCGACCTGGTCTCGGAGGGGCTCGACCCCGCCGAGACGACGGTCTCGGACATCATGTCCAGCCCCCTGCTCACCATCAAGGTGGACGACTCCATCCAGGACGCCGCACAGACGATGCGTGACCACACCTACCGCCGTCTCCCCGTCGTTGAGGACGGCGAGGTGGTCGGTATCGTCACCACGACGGACCTCTCGAACTACCTGCCACACCTGATTCGGATGGGACGACGCGACACGCCTGACGAGGACCGCGAGCGGACGAGCATCCGCGTCGACACCGCCTACGAGAACGACGACTGGGCGTTCGAGTACCTGGGCGACGAGGCGCAGATAGACGTCGGCGACACGGTCAAGTTCACCAAGACGCTCTCCGAGGCGGACGTCGAAGCCTTCGCGGAGGCCAGCGGCGACACCAACCGCCTCCACATGGACGCCGACTTCGCCGCGACGACCCGCTTCGGCGAGCGCATCGCCCACGGCACGCTCGTCGTCGGCGTCATCTCCTCCGCGCTCGCGCGCCTGCCGGGACTCATCATCTACCTCTCACAGGACGTGAGCTACCTCGGACCGGTCCCGCTGGACGAGCGCGTCACGGCCGAGTGTGAGGTCGTCGAGAACATCGGCAACAACCGCTTCCGGCTCTCGACCGCCGTCGTCCGGAGCGACGGCGAGACGGTGGTCGACGGCGAGGCGGTCGTCATCTCCGACGAGATTCCCCCCGCCGAGTGAGTCAGTCCGAGGCCGACGGGGGCTGGACGCCGCCCTCGTCGACGAGCGCGTACATGCCGCCGGTGACCTGGCGAATCCGGCCCCGCTGTTGTAGCAGACGGCACTGTCGCTCGACGGCGGCCGGGTGTGCGTCGAGCAGTGCCGCGAGCTCCGGGCCGGTCGCCGGCCCGTGCTCGGTGAGCGCCTCAGCAATCGCGTGCCGCTCTGGGTCGACCATCCGACTCCGGGTTAGGACTGGACTGCCCTGAAGACCGTCCCGCATAGATTTGGTCCTTTAAACCTGCCACATCACGACGCCGAACAGCACGAGCACCCCGAGGACGTCACAGACGTTCGTGACGACGGGAATCACCACGTCGTCGGGGTCGAGTTCGAACCGGTAGGCGGCGTAGGTCGCGATGAATGTCACGACGACTGCCAGCACCGCGAGAACCAGCCCGCTGGTGATTGCGACGGTGGCGACGGTCAGCGGCGAGAGCGCGGCCCCGGCGGTCAGTTCCGCCAGTATCCACGCCCCCAGCCCGATGAGCGGGAAGACGGTCGCCGCCAGCGCGACGGTTGCGGCGGCGTTGCCGAGCAGGATGTCGTCGCCGGGGTCGAACGAGAGGGTCCCGAGGTGGAAGGCCGTCGAGAGCCGCGCGGCGAGGATGCTGCCGAGGTTGCCGGCGGTGCCGATAGTGACGGGGACGAGCACGAGCAGCGACGGCGAGCGCAACAGTTCGGCCTCGAAACTGCTCAGGACGAGCCCGCTGCCGATTTCGACGAGCGTGAGCACGAGCAGGACGGGCAGCATCGCTCGCGATATCGCGCGGATGGTCCACTCGGTCTGCATCTATCCGACCCCCGCTGCAAAGAGCACGGTGCGGACGGCGAGGAGGAGGAAGGCCACGCCGAAGACGTCGCCGGCCGTCGTCACGATGGGACCGACCAGCGTGTCGGGGTTGTACCCGCGGCGGTAGCCGGCGAAGACGACGACGACGACGGTCACAGAGAGCACGATACCGGAGAGCAGGCCGGCCAGCAGGGCGATGGCCAGCAGTATCGACAGCGGGGCCGCCTCGCCGCCGAGCGCAGTCAGCGCTGCAACCGCGGCCACGGCGGCGACCGAACTGGCGAGCAGTCCGTTGAGGATTGCGGCGGCCACTGCCCGATAGAGGCGCGCGTCCGCGCCCCGGAGTTCCGGGGCGACCAGGCCCTGGTGGAGGCCGGTGGCGAGGCGCGCGCCCAGCGAGCCGTAGACGTTGCCCCGCGTCGCCAAAAGCGCCGGGACGAGCACCAGCAGGCCGGGCACGGCGCGAAACTCCGCGCGCATCCCGCCAAGTACGACGCCCGCGAGCAGGCCGCCGACTGCGCTGGCCGCCAGTGCCGGGAGCCCCTCTCGGTAGGCCGCGACAGCGACCTCGCGGACGGTCATCAGTTCGAGCCACGTACCCGCGATGTAAAAAAGGGCCAGACACCGTCACGCGACCACCCCGACGAGTTGTCAGTTTGGTTGTTCGAAAATAAAAAACAACCAAACGTCCCTAACCGCTCTATACTTCACAATTTCACACTTCGATTCTCACAGACTTGGAACAATTGCACACTATTATAACATCCGGGGGCCAAGGGTTACCTGGGAGACGACAATGTCAGGATACGCAATCGTACTCGCATCGAGCGAGCTAGAACGGGTACAGGCGGTCAGTATGATCGGTTCGATAGCGGCCTCCTCGGACACACCGGTGGAGGTCTTCGTGACCATGAACGGGCTGACGGCCTTCGAGAAGGAACGCGTCGAGGGCGGCGACTTCGACGTCGCCGGCCCGGTCGGCCAGGCGATGCTCACTTCGGAGGGCGACGAGATGCCCATCTTCACCGAGCAACTGGCGCAGGCCAAGGAAATCGGACCGATGTCGGTGTACGCCTGCTCCCTGGCGATGGACGTCATGGACACCGACCTCGACGACTACGTGGACGTCTTCGACGAGGTGCTCGGCGTGGCCGGGTTCCTCTCGAAGGCACGCGACAAGCAGGTCATGTTCGTCTGAGGTGATTACAATGAGTGAAACTATGGAACCCGACATCACGGTCGATTCGCGCGGTGCAACCTGTCCCGGTCCGCTGATGGACCTCATCGGCAAGGTCAAGCAGTCCGACCCGGGCACGGTCATCGAACTACAGACGTCCGACGACTCCTCGAAGAGCGACGTCCCGGACTGGCTGGACGAAGCGG contains:
- a CDS encoding polyprenyl synthetase family protein: MEYLKRRRDRVEDRLREVLDEVEPVELREEVEHVALAGGKRVRPTVTVLVCEVLDGNVDRAVDYAVGVELVHNASLVIDDIIDESELRRGSSAAWMEYGHGPAIIASDGLLGEAFALFSASERAMQAVAEAMVELGEGEAIELVDQPVSEEEYLDLARRKTGALFRAAAELGAIAADSDAYTVEAFGQYAERVGVAFQMRDDVLDATADAEQLGKPTGHDAAMDRPSLVEVTDLTPEEANQRAHETSEAALAALASLDVEDSQAMDYLQDLAEFVVVREQ
- a CDS encoding AAA family ATPase, whose translation is MTVIGTVGLPGSGKSEAATVAAELDIPVVTMGDVIREECRDRGLDPATHHGEVAQALREENGPGAIAERSLPVIEDALEDADTVVVDGIRSDTEVDIFAEAFGDAFTLVSIEAPFEARAQRLDLRGRDASAEEGGESLADRDERELGFGMGAAMEQADLTIENTGTLAAFHDRVRTLLTEGPEALVDGAS
- a CDS encoding RNA-binding domain-containing protein; the encoded protein is MIYSIDAEITVPVRETEVTDRVADAVTNLFPGADLEHSHGELRGTVHDLSQFSELLHRQEILDTARGVFFDNQRGDTFTFRVKKQAAFQGVVNFVVDDPGELGAITVRVRVEEPGVEAFVDHIAPPTEDGKPVDPE
- a CDS encoding CBS domain-containing protein, whose amino-acid sequence is MLAPIAVRDVMQTPVETIPPDASARTAATRLREAGIGSLVVCENRSPVGIVTDVDVTDLVSEGLDPAETTVSDIMSSPLLTIKVDDSIQDAAQTMRDHTYRRLPVVEDGEVVGIVTTTDLSNYLPHLIRMGRRDTPDEDRERTSIRVDTAYENDDWAFEYLGDEAQIDVGDTVKFTKTLSEADVEAFAEASGDTNRLHMDADFAATTRFGERIAHGTLVVGVISSALARLPGLIIYLSQDVSYLGPVPLDERVTAECEVVENIGNNRFRLSTAVVRSDGETVVDGEAVVISDEIPPAE
- a CDS encoding magnesium transporter; this encodes MQTEWTIRAISRAMLPVLLVLTLVEIGSGLVLSSFEAELLRSPSLLVLVPVTIGTAGNLGSILAARLSTAFHLGTLSFDPGDDILLGNAAATVALAATVFPLIGLGAWILAELTAGAALSPLTVATVAITSGLVLAVLAVVVTFIATYAAYRFELDPDDVVIPVVTNVCDVLGVLVLFGVVMWQV
- a CDS encoding magnesium transporter, encoding MTVREVAVAAYREGLPALAASAVGGLLAGVVLGGMRAEFRAVPGLLVLVPALLATRGNVYGSLGARLATGLHQGLVAPELRGADARLYRAVAAAILNGLLASSVAAVAAVAALTALGGEAAPLSILLAIALLAGLLSGIVLSVTVVVVVFAGYRRGYNPDTLVGPIVTTAGDVFGVAFLLLAVRTVLFAAGVG
- a CDS encoding DsrE/DsrF/DrsH-like family protein, with protein sequence MSGYAIVLASSELERVQAVSMIGSIAASSDTPVEVFVTMNGLTAFEKERVEGGDFDVAGPVGQAMLTSEGDEMPIFTEQLAQAKEIGPMSVYACSLAMDVMDTDLDDYVDVFDEVLGVAGFLSKARDKQVMFV
- a CDS encoding sulfurtransferase TusA family protein, encoding MSETMEPDITVDSRGATCPGPLMDLIGKVKQSDPGTVIELQTSDDSSKSDVPDWLDEAGHNLLEVVDQGDYWSVYVETA